The Tripterygium wilfordii isolate XIE 37 chromosome 5, ASM1340144v1, whole genome shotgun sequence DNA segment ACATGTCAATATTGGATCCTTTAAAGGGACATCGAATGTTGTAATATTCTAGGCATATATTTACAACATTACATTGtgaaatatatacaatatcCAGCTATACAAGTCCAACTGTCTTTGGCATTGAATGATTGTTCCATTGCCGTTGGGTTGTTGAGAAAGGTCAATGATTGCCGTTTACTGCATTATATATTAGTGTATTTTTAGCAAGAATATGAGTAACACGATTTTAATAAGCACGATTTcaaaatttacttttttttaggtgcaaacaaaaacaaacaacttAACCAATGAGAGTTGATATGGTTGGCAATCGGCTGaattaaacatatgtgtgtaCAAGATTCGATTACAACCGTAAACAAGATTCtatgtggtatttaaaaaaaaaaaacaaacaaacgatGAACTTAAGAAGTAGTGTAATGAGTGTTTTATTCATAGCTAGGTTGATATTTTCCAAGTAGATCAATTTAATTATTCATGTATATCTCTATGATTTGGTTGACAAACTTATATAGTATATGGACAAATTGGGAAAAAAGATATATAGTAGTGAAGGAGTTTCCCATGCTTGTCAATTTCTATATAATCACAAACTCTATGTTCAAAAATTATATCTTCCAACATATCTCCTTCTTATCAATAATGACTCCTCACAATGTTCCCTTGTACATTTTGTGCTTTTCCTTGATCACAATCTTGCAATCCACATTAGCACAATCCAACAACTATATCATCCATATGGACCCATTAGCCATGCCCAAGGCATTTTCTGATGAGCACAATTGGTATTTGTCCATTCTTACCACCATATCCAATACTGCCACCGCCACCAAAATCCTTTCGTCATCCAAAATCATCTATACATACACTCATGTGATGAATGGCTTTAGTGCAAGTCTCACTCCTTCTGAGCTTGAGGCCTTAAAAGGTACTCCTGGTTACATTTATTCCTTCAAGGACTTAATTGTCTATGCGGACTCAACTCATACATCTGAATTCCTCGGCCTGAATCCCAAATTTGGGGCATGGCCGGCGTCAAAATATGGGCAGGATGTAATTGTTGGCATTGTGGACACTGGGATTTGGCCTGAAAGTGAAAGTTATAATGATGAAGGGATGAGCGAAGTCCCAGTAAGATGGAAAGGTAGATGTGAAAATGATTCCAACTTCAACTCCTCAATTTGCAACAAGAAGTTAATTGGAGCTCGTTACTTCAACAGAGGCCTAATTGCGCAGCTACCAAAAAATGCGACCATGGTAATGAATTCCATGCGCGACGTTGTTGGTCATGGTACCCACACCTCCTCCGTCGCCGCGGGAAACTATGTTAAGGATGCTTCATATTTCGGCTATGCACGGGGAACTGCTACTGGTGTAGCTCCTCATGCGCATGTGGCCATGTACAAGGCTCTATGGGAGGATAGAGATTCTTTTACGTCCGATGTAATTGCTGCAATTGATCAAGCAATAAGTGATGGCGTAGATGTGTTGTCCTTGTCGTTTGGAAAAAATATGGTTCTTCCATTGTATTTAAATCCTATAGCCATCGCCACATTTGCAGCAATAGAGAAAGGTGTATTTGTCTCCACCCCGGCTGGAAATACCGGACATTATTTTCAGAAACTCCACAATGGCATACCTTGGGTGTTGACCGTTGCTGCCGGTACAATTGATCGTGAATTCGGTGCCGTTTTGGGTCTGGGAAATGGAGTGAAAGTCTCAGGCTCTGCTCTTTATATAGGGGATTTTAATTCAACCCAATACCCACTAGTATTCATGGATGACTGTAACAACTCCGTTGAGTTGAAAAATATTAGGGGAAAGATCGTTGTGTGCGAAGTCAAGAATTGGCCTCTATCTTATGAAATGTCTGACATAATTCGTGCCAACGTCACAGGAGGTATTTTCATAACAGATTCTACAAGATTTTACATCCGAGACACATTTCCTGCCATAATCATGAAACCAAAAGATGGTGAAACAATCAAAGACTACattgaaagaaacaaagaaCCAAAAGCAACCTTGGAATTCGGAATTACAAATCTTGGCACGAAACCACAACCAACCGTTTCTAAGTTCAGCTCTAGAGGACCATCACAAAGTTGCCCATTCGTGTTAAAGCCTGATATCATGGCTCCCGGTGACATGGTCTTGGGTGCGTGGCCTTCCAACATTCCAGTTGATAATTCACAACTTCTCTTCAGCCATTTCCATTTACTGTCAGGTACATCAATGGCGTGTTCTCATGCAGCAGGAGTTGCGGCGCTTTTGAAGTCGGTGCATCCCGAATGGAGTCCCGCCGCCATCAGGTCTGCCATGATGACCAGTGCTGATGTGATGGACAATACGCAGAGTCCAATTAAACACTCTGGTCCCAATTTCGAGACAGCATTTCCTACCGTAATGGGAGCCGGTCATGTCGATCCAAATAAAGCATTAGACCCCGGACTCATTTATGATGTGGGTGTGAATGATTATGTGAATCT contains these protein-coding regions:
- the LOC119999155 gene encoding subtilisin-like protease SBT3, with translation MTPHNVPLYILCFSLITILQSTLAQSNNYIIHMDPLAMPKAFSDEHNWYLSILTTISNTATATKILSSSKIIYTYTHVMNGFSASLTPSELEALKGTPGYIYSFKDLIVYADSTHTSEFLGLNPKFGAWPASKYGQDVIVGIVDTGIWPESESYNDEGMSEVPVRWKGRCENDSNFNSSICNKKLIGARYFNRGLIAQLPKNATMVMNSMRDVVGHGTHTSSVAAGNYVKDASYFGYARGTATGVAPHAHVAMYKALWEDRDSFTSDVIAAIDQAISDGVDVLSLSFGKNMVLPLYLNPIAIATFAAIEKGVFVSTPAGNTGHYFQKLHNGIPWVLTVAAGTIDREFGAVLGLGNGVKVSGSALYIGDFNSTQYPLVFMDDCNNSVELKNIRGKIVVCEVKNWPLSYEMSDIIRANVTGGIFITDSTRFYIRDTFPAIIMKPKDGETIKDYIERNKEPKATLEFGITNLGTKPQPTVSKFSSRGPSQSCPFVLKPDIMAPGDMVLGAWPSNIPVDNSQLLFSHFHLLSGTSMACSHAAGVAALLKSVHPEWSPAAIRSAMMTSADVMDNTQSPIKHSGPNFETAFPTVMGAGHVDPNKALDPGLIYDVGVNDYVNLLCGLEFTANQIRAITRSSTNNCSAPSLDLNYPSFIAYFNVNDSKSDMATVQEFQRTVTNVGEGMSTYIAKVPTLDGLKVSVTPDKLVFKEKNEKQSYKLSIEGPQLMKQEQVFGFLIWEEVGGHHVVKSPIVATSINSDITG